A region from the Terriglobia bacterium genome encodes:
- the rfbD gene encoding dTDP-4-dehydrorhamnose reductase: protein MKIALLGANGQLGQDLTKALQSHTIYGFTRHDFDVTDHERTRSVLMDARPEVVLNTTAYHRVDDCETHPHLAYAANVLAVLNLIRIANDLNAVLVHVSTDYVFDGKVRQPYEETSQPFPLSVYANSKFAGELLVRALCRKHFTIRTCGLYGAAGSQGKGGNFVQTMLAKARRKEAIRVVDDQVVTPTYTVDLAHQIARVLPGENFGLFHMTNEGSCTWFEFARAIFEISGVEADLSRATSDSYKTPAVRPRYSVLENARLKELGLNQMRHWRDGLTAYLK, encoded by the coding sequence ATGAAGATCGCACTTCTCGGCGCTAATGGACAACTCGGACAGGATCTCACGAAGGCGTTGCAATCGCACACCATTTACGGTTTCACGCGGCACGATTTCGATGTGACCGACCATGAGCGGACGCGATCCGTATTAATGGACGCGCGGCCTGAAGTCGTGCTGAACACAACGGCATACCATCGCGTCGATGACTGCGAAACGCATCCGCACCTGGCCTACGCTGCCAACGTTCTTGCCGTTTTGAACCTGATCCGGATCGCAAACGACTTGAACGCCGTTCTGGTGCATGTCAGCACGGACTATGTCTTCGACGGCAAGGTGCGGCAGCCTTATGAGGAAACGAGCCAGCCCTTTCCGCTCAGCGTTTATGCCAATTCGAAATTCGCAGGCGAACTGCTGGTCCGCGCGCTGTGCCGGAAACACTTCACGATTCGCACTTGCGGGCTCTATGGAGCAGCCGGCAGCCAGGGCAAGGGCGGAAACTTCGTTCAAACCATGCTCGCGAAGGCGCGCCGGAAAGAAGCGATCCGGGTTGTCGATGATCAGGTGGTGACGCCGACTTACACGGTCGATCTGGCCCACCAGATCGCGCGCGTTCTTCCGGGCGAAAACTTCGGCCTGTTCCACATGACTAATGAGGGCTCCTGTACGTGGTTCGAATTTGCGCGGGCAATTTTCGAAATTTCCGGCGTGGAAGCCGACCTGTCACGGGCAACATCTGATTCCTACAAGACTCCGGCCGTCAGACCGCGGTATTCCGTGCTCGAAAATGCACGTCTGAAGGAACTCGGCCTGAATCAGATGCGGCATTGGCGCGACGGCCTGACCGCTTACCTCAAATGA